The Candidatus Manganitrophus noduliformans genome includes a window with the following:
- the alr gene encoding alanine racemase: MSEGIKMDVRRRAAGVAEIDLSALRRNLQQVKKRIGRREILAVIKANAYGHGAVPIAQFLVGEKRSMEISLLGVAYLEEAIQLRKAGITHPILLMTGCPIEQIPEIVRYQLTPLLFDAASLAALSRYAARRGERVNVHVKLDTGMGRIGLPVSEALPFIQTAMEQKGIRVEGILTHFAEADLKDLSFAKKQFEALKQIWTALQKAKMKVRYCHLANSAAIMHFGAAHFNLVRPGLMLYGYSPLEEETEIPLKPILQLRARVIAVKKVPAGTSISYGRTFFTRRESLIATVSIGYADGYPRLLSNRGVMIAKGQRAPVVGRVCMDMTMLDVTEAPSLSVGDWVTVIGEEGGEAVWADELARQAETIPYEILCGIGERVPRIYKER; the protein is encoded by the coding sequence TTGAGCGAGGGAATAAAGATGGATGTTCGAAGACGCGCAGCCGGCGTGGCGGAGATTGATCTCTCGGCGTTGCGCCGCAATCTTCAGCAGGTCAAGAAGCGAATCGGCCGGAGGGAGATCTTAGCGGTCATCAAGGCGAACGCCTATGGCCATGGCGCCGTCCCGATCGCGCAATTTCTGGTGGGAGAGAAACGGTCGATGGAGATCAGCCTGCTCGGGGTCGCTTATTTGGAGGAGGCGATCCAGCTTCGAAAGGCCGGGATCACCCATCCGATATTGTTGATGACCGGCTGCCCGATCGAGCAGATTCCGGAAATCGTCCGATATCAGCTCACCCCTCTTCTCTTCGACGCGGCGTCGCTTGCCGCCCTGAGCCGGTATGCCGCGCGGCGGGGGGAGCGGGTGAACGTCCATGTCAAACTCGATACCGGCATGGGACGCATCGGCCTGCCGGTTTCCGAAGCCCTCCCGTTCATTCAAACGGCGATGGAACAGAAGGGGATTCGGGTGGAAGGAATTCTGACCCACTTTGCCGAGGCCGATCTGAAGGATCTCTCTTTTGCCAAGAAACAGTTTGAGGCGCTGAAGCAAATCTGGACCGCGCTTCAGAAGGCGAAAATGAAAGTCCGCTATTGCCATCTCGCCAACAGCGCTGCTATTATGCACTTCGGCGCGGCGCACTTTAACTTGGTCCGGCCGGGGTTGATGCTCTACGGGTATTCCCCTTTGGAAGAGGAAACGGAGATCCCGCTGAAGCCGATCCTCCAGCTTCGGGCCCGCGTCATCGCAGTGAAAAAAGTTCCCGCGGGGACTTCCATCAGCTACGGGCGCACCTTCTTCACCCGGCGGGAGAGCCTCATCGCCACCGTGTCGATCGGTTATGCAGACGGTTATCCGCGGCTTCTCTCCAACCGCGGGGTAATGATCGCCAAAGGGCAACGGGCGCCGGTGGTGGGCCGGGTCTGCATGGACATGACGATGCTCGATGTCACCGAGGCCCCTTCCCTGAGCGTCGGCGACTGGGTCACAGTGATTGGGGAAGAAGGTGGCGAAGCGGTCTGGGCCGACGAACTCGCCCGCCAGGCCGAGACCATCCCGTATGAGATTCTCTGCGGGATCGGGGAGCGGGTTCCGAGAATATACAAGGAGAGGTGA
- a CDS encoding MlaE family ABC transporter permease yields MRYFEKIGSWLLGFLTEVGAIALLFIKAFLWTFRPPLRFRNIARQMEAVGVESIPVVLITATFTGMVLALQSYTGFQRFNAEGLVGTVVALSMTRELGPVLTGLIVAGRAGAAMAAELGTMKVTEQIDALASMAVDPVQYLITPRLLAGMLMLPLLTVFSDFIGIIGGYLISVQMLEANPGIYIRRTIQYLEPNDIWGGLLKAMVFGTLIATISCYKGFNTQGGAEGVGRATTGAVVIAEMLILISDYFLTAFLF; encoded by the coding sequence ATGCGCTACTTCGAAAAAATAGGGAGCTGGCTTCTTGGCTTTTTGACGGAGGTGGGGGCGATCGCCCTCCTTTTCATCAAGGCGTTCCTTTGGACGTTCCGGCCCCCGCTTCGTTTTCGGAACATCGCCCGGCAGATGGAGGCGGTGGGGGTCGAGTCGATCCCGGTCGTCCTGATCACCGCCACCTTCACCGGGATGGTCCTGGCGCTGCAGAGCTACACCGGTTTCCAGCGGTTTAATGCCGAGGGGCTGGTCGGGACGGTCGTCGCCCTTTCGATGACGCGGGAGCTCGGGCCGGTCCTGACGGGGCTGATCGTGGCGGGGCGCGCGGGGGCGGCGATGGCCGCCGAGCTCGGGACGATGAAGGTGACCGAGCAGATCGACGCCCTGGCGTCGATGGCGGTCGATCCGGTCCAATATCTGATTACGCCGAGATTGCTCGCGGGGATGTTGATGCTTCCGCTCCTGACCGTTTTTTCGGATTTCATCGGCATCATCGGAGGATACCTGATCTCGGTGCAGATGCTAGAGGCGAATCCGGGGATCTATATCCGCCGGACGATTCAGTATCTGGAGCCGAACGATATTTGGGGGGGGCTCTTGAAGGCGATGGTTTTCGGCACCCTCATCGCGACGATCAGCTGCTATAAGGGATTTAATACGCAAGGGGGGGCCGAAGGGGTCGGGCGGGCGACCACCGGGGCCGTCGTCATCGCGGAGATGCTCATTTTGATCTCCGACTATTTCCTGACCGCCTTTCTCTTTTAG
- a CDS encoding tetratricopeptide repeat protein: protein MGLARTLLLLLRFGLLFGLAGCGAVPKVVILNDPLSGEEHLQLGLSYEARGAWDLAIVEYQAALDKGGSPSVIQGYLGNVYYAKKNYAAAEQAYRKSLRLDPRNAPILNNLASLYLIEERDLLEAERWVQQAIEVDPARKPYYLDTLAAIYLARAEYEPALAAVREAKALSPSDPLLLKQLSEQQNHVLELLEEKNSNGAAAPVESNPDGRADEEED, encoded by the coding sequence ATGGGACTCGCACGGACGCTGCTTCTCCTTCTCCGGTTTGGGCTCCTTTTCGGGCTCGCCGGCTGCGGCGCCGTTCCCAAAGTCGTCATTCTCAACGACCCGCTCTCCGGTGAAGAGCATCTTCAACTCGGGCTTTCTTATGAAGCGCGGGGGGCGTGGGACCTGGCGATCGTGGAATATCAAGCGGCGCTCGACAAGGGAGGATCCCCCTCGGTGATCCAGGGCTACTTGGGAAACGTTTACTACGCAAAGAAAAATTACGCCGCCGCGGAACAGGCCTATCGAAAGTCGCTCCGTCTCGACCCTCGGAACGCTCCCATTCTCAATAATCTGGCGTCGCTTTATCTGATCGAAGAGAGAGATCTGCTCGAAGCGGAGCGCTGGGTTCAGCAGGCGATCGAGGTCGACCCGGCGCGAAAGCCCTACTATCTCGACACCCTCGCCGCCATTTACCTGGCGCGCGCCGAATACGAACCGGCCCTCGCCGCGGTCCGGGAGGCGAAGGCGTTGTCTCCCTCCGATCCGCTTCTTCTGAAACAGCTGAGCGAACAGCAGAATCATGTGCTAGAATTGCTCGAAGAAAAAAACTCGAACGGCGCGGCCGCTCCGGTGGAATCGAATCCGGACGGCCGGGCCGACGAGGAAGAGGATTGA